In the genome of Ptychodera flava strain L36383 chromosome 13, AS_Pfla_20210202, whole genome shotgun sequence, one region contains:
- the LOC139148053 gene encoding tolloid-like protein 2 isoform X1 — translation MAASKYKGVRVLVAIICVTCLTLSHGREVDIHRTDVDSLTAYDKAKRAIGDCGGTFTSSSGTLTSPSYPFDYPNYADCYYSITVTQGYTIVLEFSLFVTEATFDTVEIFDGNSRYDTSLGEFSGSFINSQFTSSGRSLYIHFHSDGSTTASGFYATYRLGTQTSGYSLGDCGGTFTSDSGTLVSPSYPSHYSDSADCFYHISTSSGNTITIDISYVDTESCCDYVEVFDGTSRTATSLRRLSGSHISIDPITSSGSNLYIHFHSDSSMSDRGFYATYTVNNFGSSNAGVIAGSVVGCIIFIIIIIAIIVACCYYSPKSSKTTFFYVK, via the exons ATGGCGGCGTCGAAGTACAAGGGGGTACGAGTTCTTGTTGCCATAATCTGCGTCACGTGCTTGACACTTTCGCACGGCAGGGAAGTCGATATCCATCGAACAGATGTCGACAGTTTGACGGCATACGACAAGG CCAAGAGGGCCATTGGTGACTGTGGAGGGACGTTCACGTCGTCAAGTGGTACGCTTACATCGCCGTCCTATCCATTTGACTATCCCAACTACGCCGATTGTTATTATAGCATAACCGTGACGCAAGGCTACACAATCGTG TTGGAGTTCTCCTTGTTTGTAACTGAAGCAACTTTTGACACTGTCGAAATCTTTGATGGAAACAGCCGATACGATACGTCGCTGGGAGAGTTTTCTGGTTCATTCATAAATTCACAATTTACATCATCGGGACGAAGCCTGTACATACACTTCCATTCAGATGGCTCTACCACAGCAAGCGGATTCTATGCCACTTATAGGCTTG GAACTCAGACCTCGGGGTATTCATTAGGAGATTGTGGCGGAACGTTTACGTCTGACTCTGGCACTCTCGTATCGCCGTCTTATCCAAGCCACTATTCGGATTCCGCTGACTGCTTTTACCACATATCAACGTCAAGCGGTAACACCATCACG ATCGATATTTCTTATGTTGACACTGAATCGTGCTGTGATTACGTTGAAGTCTTCGATGGAACATCACGAACGGCCACGTCATTACGTCGCTTGTCCGGTAGCCATATCTCAATTGATCCAATCACATCGTCAGGGAGTAATCTATACATCCACTTTCATTCGGACTCTTCGATGAGCGACAGAGGATTCTACGCAACTTACACAGTCAATAATTTTG GAAGCAGTAACGCTGGTGTTATCGCTGGATCGGTGGTCGGCTGTATCATtttcataatcatcatcatcgccatcATTGTTGCATGTTGTTACTACTCCCCAAAATCCTCCAAGACGACGTTCTTCTACGTCAAATAG
- the LOC139148053 gene encoding CUB domain-containing protein 2-like isoform X2: MAASKYKGVRVLVAIICVTCLTLSHGREVDIHRTDVDSLTAYDKAKRAIGDCGGTFTSSSGTLTSPSYPFDYPNYADCYYSITVTQGYTIVLEFSLFVTEATFDTVEIFDGNSRYDTSLGEFSGSFINSQFTSSGRSLYIHFHSDGSTTASGFYATYRLGTQTSGYSLGDCGGTFTSDSGTLVSPSYPSHYSDSADCFYHISTSSGNTITAIDANIISSNSASP; the protein is encoded by the exons ATGGCGGCGTCGAAGTACAAGGGGGTACGAGTTCTTGTTGCCATAATCTGCGTCACGTGCTTGACACTTTCGCACGGCAGGGAAGTCGATATCCATCGAACAGATGTCGACAGTTTGACGGCATACGACAAGG CCAAGAGGGCCATTGGTGACTGTGGAGGGACGTTCACGTCGTCAAGTGGTACGCTTACATCGCCGTCCTATCCATTTGACTATCCCAACTACGCCGATTGTTATTATAGCATAACCGTGACGCAAGGCTACACAATCGTG TTGGAGTTCTCCTTGTTTGTAACTGAAGCAACTTTTGACACTGTCGAAATCTTTGATGGAAACAGCCGATACGATACGTCGCTGGGAGAGTTTTCTGGTTCATTCATAAATTCACAATTTACATCATCGGGACGAAGCCTGTACATACACTTCCATTCAGATGGCTCTACCACAGCAAGCGGATTCTATGCCACTTATAGGCTTG GAACTCAGACCTCGGGGTATTCATTAGGAGATTGTGGCGGAACGTTTACGTCTGACTCTGGCACTCTCGTATCGCCGTCTTATCCAAGCCACTATTCGGATTCCGCTGACTGCTTTTACCACATATCAACGTCAAGCGGTAACACCATCACG GCAATTGATGCCAACATTATTTCATCGAACAGTGCGTCACCATGA
- the LOC139148735 gene encoding bone morphogenetic protein 1 homolog, with product MMRLKTAPAAALLLFAVVFVRAEDLSHMTFTDHNIEKRALGECGGIFYGDFGQISSPGYPGFYSTKQDCTYIILAGSSDAQIFLYFKMFHLEPIYDVVKIYDGVSFSGTLIGEYSGDSIPDVVTSTTSALTLTFSSDFSANRPGFLAEYLTFSAEGSCNRTKIVEISSWAHYQYTPEDANCFLPNNYIAGLCNTGEGIR from the exons ATGATGCGTTTGAAGACAGCTCCCGCCGCGGCACTACTTCTTTTTGCTGTCGTGTTTGTCCGGGCTGAAGATTTGTCTCACATGACATTCACTGACCATAACATCG AAAAGAGGGCACTGGGGGAGTGTGGCGGAATTTTCTATGGCGATTTCGGACAGATATCTTCACCTGGATATCCTGGCTTCTATAGTACCAAACAAGATTGCACGTATATCATTTTAGCTGGCAGCAGTGACGCACAGATATTC TTGTACTTCAAAATGTTTCATCTAGAACCCATCTACGATGTCGTCAAAATCTACGATGGTGTATCGTTTTCCGGTACACTGATTGGCGAGTATTCCGGCGATTCAATACCAGATGTAGTTACGTCAACAACGTCCGCTCTTACTTTAACATTTTCATCGGATTTTTCCGCTAACCGACCAGGATTTCTTGCAGAGTATTTAACCTTTTCAGCGGAAGGCTCTTGTAATCGGACAAAAATAGTCGAGATTTCATCATGGGCGCACTATCAGTACACACCAGAGGATGCCAACTGTTTTCTTCCGAATAATTACATCGCCGGGCTATGCAATACAG GCGAAGGTATTCGTTGA